Genomic DNA from Streptomyces sp. NBC_01571:
AGTGCTCGACGCAGCGTCCATTGTCCCGGCGTTCCCGGGAACGGGATGCTGCCCGCGTGCCAGTGATGCGGAAGACCCCGACCCTGTCCCGCCGGTCCCTGCTGCGCGCCCTGGGCGGGGGTGCGGCGCTCGGCGCCCTGGCGGGATGCGGGGTGCCCGCCGCGTACGTGTCGCCCGGTGACCGTGCCGGAGTCGACCTCTCCGCCCGCGACAAGCGGCTGACCTGGGCGAACTGGCCGCTGTACATCGACACCGACGACAAGGACCACACGAAGCGGCCCACGCTGGACGCCTTCGAGAAGCGGACCGGGATCTCCGTCGACTACATCGAGGAGATCAACGACAACGACGAGTTCTTCGGCAAGATCAGCCCGTCCCTGATGAACCACCAGCAGACGGGCCGCGACCTCATCGTCATCAGCGACTGGATGTGCGCGCGCTTCGTCCACCTCGGCTGGGTCCAGCGGATGAACCGGGCCGAGCAGCCGAACGTCGCCAAGTACCTGGACCCGCTGCTGAGTTCACCGGCCTTCGACCCCGGTCGCAGGTCCACCGTGCCGTGGCAGTCGGGGATCACCGGCATCGCGTACAACCGCCGCAAGGTCGGCCGCGACATCAGGCACGTCTCCGACCTGTGGGCCGGCGACCTGAAGGGCCGGGTCACCCTGCTCTCCGGTCTGGACGAGGCGTTCGCGCTGCTCATGCAGGGCAACGGTGTCGACATCACCCGGTGGACCGCCGGCGACTTCCACCGGATCTGCGACCAGGTCGAGAGGCACGTCCACAGCGGCCAGATCCGGCGCTTCACCGGCAACGACTACACCAAGGACCTCGTCAGCGGGGACGTACTGGCCTGCCAGGCGTACTCGGGCGACGTGATCCAGCTCCAGGCCGACAACCCGGACATCCGTTTCGTCGTCCCCGAGGAGGGCGCCGAACTGTGGTCCGACTCGCTGATGATCCCCAACCTGGCGCACCACAAGGCCAACGCGGAGAAGCTCGTCGACTACTACTACCAGCCGGAGGTGGCCGCGGAACTGGCCTCCTGGGTCAACTACGTCTGCCCGGTCCCGGCCGCCCAGGACGTCCTCGCCTCCTCCGGCGACAAGGACACCGCCGCCCTCGCCGAGAACCCGCTGATCTTCCCCAACGCCACCATGCGCAAGCGGCTCGCCATCGCCCGCGACATCACGTCCACCGAACGCACGGAGTTCGCGAAGCGCTGGAACGCGATCGCGGGGCTGTGACGCCGCCCGGTGAGGCTTTCTCACTGACCGACGGTGAGGAACAGAGCTCCGACCAGAACTGACAGGAGGATCTCGTAGCCGAGGACGATGCAGGCCAGGACCAGCACTCCCTTCTGCCACGGACGCGGTCCGCGGTAGGGAAGGAGCGGTGGCTGGTCCGGGGGTTGGAGCGCCGCTTCGGCCGGGGTCGTGCCGATCTCCGCGTGGGTGCGCCACCAGTGACGTAGCGTTTGGATCTTGGCTTCGAACTCCGAGTCCCAGAGCACGCGTCCGACACGCGGTACGGGCAATGGCGTTCGGCGACCGCCCGCTTCGAGGACGACCGGCCTGCGCCCGCCGCGGTGGCGCTCGACGGCGATCCCCTGAATCTCGTCCCAGGGAACGGTTCGGGGCCGCAGCCCTCGTATGACCAGGTGGTCGGCGGTGAGGGTGACGCCCCTGCCGAAGCTCAGGAAGCCCGCGCCCAGCAGCAGCGAGATCGCGACGAGTGCGCCGAGCATGCGGCCGAGGAGCGTCGGGTGATCAGCGTCGGGCCCCACGGCGAAACCCGCCATCACCGCCTCAGCCGCAAGCCAGCCGAGCAGCAGGGCCGTGGGCACCGACCGGCTTGGCGCGGGTCGCATGCCCAGACGCTCGGCCGGCCGGCCGTAGGTATGCCCCCAGGCGCCGAATTCACCGGCTGTGTCCGCGGCTTGGGCCGCGCCGCCGTTGGCAACCCACCAGCTGCGGATCGTCGCGACCTTGTCGTCGAACCGGCGGTCGCGGGACAGGAAACCGGAGCTGGGCATTCGTAGCGGGGTGCGGCGTCCGTCCGTCTCGTAGAGGACCACCCGCCGACCGCCGGTGACCGGTTCGACCGCGACCTCGGCCACGTCGGTCCACGGGATGGTCCGGCGGCGCAGGTTGTGGACGACGACCGCCTCAGGGGTCAGGGTCACCCCGACGTAGTGGCTCAGCACCCACAGTTCGAGCATGACCAAGAACACCGGCACCATGGCCAGGACCCGCGAATCGAACGGCAGGCCGGTCAGCCCGGACCGGTGGTGCGCCCACAACAAGGGGTTCGACAACTGCGTCAGCACGACGACGCCGAGGATCAGGCCCAGTGGCAGGGACTGCTGCCACGAAGCCCGATAGCGGACTCGATCGACCATTCCCGACAATTCCGCTCCGCCACCGCGGGCTTCCTGGTTCACAGATGTTCCACCCCTGTCGCACGAACAACGCGGGGCATCATCCCTGGCCAGGAGTGTTCGCGCAATGGTTTTCGGCGGCCCCGGTCCGACAGGGCGACTGGCAGGGTCCCGGCACCTCGGTGCGGGAAATCTACCCGGACGTATCGGTGCTCTGCCCCTGGTTGACGACCCCGAAGGGAATGTGGACGCTCGGGGTCGTCTGGGAGGTTCCTTTGAGGTGGATCTCCTGGTCGTCGAAGAAGATATGGGGCCTCAGCACATCCATGATCGAACTCTTGTCGATGCCGCCGAGAAAGAATGCGTCATTGACGGTCACTCCCCATTTGTTCAAACTCATTATGGCGCGCTCATGTGCTGGTGCGTTGCGTGCGGTGACGATGGAGACGTGAACGCGGATCGTGTAGTCCTCGTTCTCCCTGCGGCGTTCCTCCTCTCTCCGCTGCAACTTGTTGATCTCGCGCAGGAAGTCCCGCAGGGGGCCCGCATCGTGGGGGGTGGCCACGTTCATGGTCTCGTGGGCGCGGAATCTCTCTATGCCGTCCTGCCGGAAGACGCGCTCCGATTCGTCGCCGGCGAGAACGCCGTCGAAGTCGAAGGCGATCCGGAGATCCCTGTCCTCCGGATCGTCGGCGACGGCGGAGCCGAGGACCCGGCCGGCGGGCAGCCCCGCGGCCACCGCCTCCCGGACGTCGTTCTCGTCCGCGGACAGGAACAGTGACATGTGCAGGGCCCGCACGAACTTGTACGGTGCCCGGCCCTGCATGAATATGGCGCGGCTTATCGGCAGGCCATGTGACTTGATGGACCGCATGACACGAAGACCCGTGTCGGGGTCGTTGCGGGACAGGATGATCACCTCGACCAGAGGGTCGTCCTCCGGATTCAAGTCGTTCAGCGACAGGATGCGGCGAATGAAAGAGAAGGCGACACCGGGTCGGAGAGTGTTGTCGAGATGGGCTCGCTGATAGGTGCGATAGCCTTCCTCGCCTTCCTTCCGGAACACCCCGTCGGACTCCGCGAGGTCGAAGAGTGCGCTCGAGGCTATTCCGATGACCAGCCGGTTTTCGAGGCTATAGGGCGGCATGGCGAATTCCCTTACGTGCCGGAAGGATGTGCGGGGGCGTCCTGTTGTGCGCTTTCCGTGCGTGCTCCTTCGGCCTTGCGGCGCGCCCGCTCCGGCGGGGCGACCGAAGGGGCGATCGAAGGGGCGACCGACCGGATCCGCGCGGTGCGGCGGGTGCCGGTCCGTCGACGACCGGTGCGGAGACTCGCACGCTCGGTCCACCCACACCGACACGGAAAGCGAATCCCATGCCCACCCCTTTCCCCGGGGGCACAGTGTGGCACCGGCCGACGCTTCGAGGGCAGGTGCGCCGGGCCGCGACCCCGGCTGGGCCGGTCTCGTCACGACCACGGTCCCGCGGGCGAATCGGAGCCGTCGGAGCCGGCCGCACCCCGGCCCCCGACGGCTTTGCCCGTTCTTTACAACCCGGTCCGCCGCTGTGTCGTCTCTCCGCCCGATCCACCACACAGCCCCCCGGGTGACCGGGCGGGCGGTCCGAGGAAAGAGAGCGATTCATGCGCCGAACAGTCCTGAGCGCCGTGGCCCTCGCGTGCCTGGCCGTGCCGGTGGGCACGGTGTCCGCGTTCGCCGACGGGGCGAGCCCGAGCACCCGCCCCAGCGCCACCACCGCCCCGGCCCCCAGCGCCGAACCCAGCAGGGCGCCGGGCGGCGACGCCCAGGCCCCGAGTCCCGTACCGAGCCGGGCGTCGACGCCGGGCCAGGTCGCCGTCGTACCGAACGGCGCGCCCGACACCGGTGTGGCGCCGACGTCCACGGGGTCCGGATCGCAGGGCACGCTGATCGGCGGGGGCGCCGCCGCGGTGCTCGTCGGCGGGGGCGCGGCGGTCCTCCTCGTACGCCGCCGGCGGGCGACCGGGGCATGACCCCACCCTCCAGGCGCGCCTTCGCCACCGCTGCGCTGGCCTCGCTGCTCGTGAGCTGCGGTGGCCACCCGGCGGACCGGACCACGACGACCCCGCGCCGGGGAACCACGCCACCGCCCACGCCACCGCCGTCACGGCACTCCGCGAACGCGGCGCGTGCCCTGCGGCGTTCGGTCCCGGTCAGGTTGCGGATCCCGGCCATCGAGGTCGACACCCCGCTCATCCGGCTGGGGCTGACCCCGGGCGGCGGTGTGGAGGTGCCTCCGGTCACGGCAGACGACCGGGCGGGCTGGTACCAGTTCTCGCCGACGCCGGGTCAGACCGGTCCGTCGGTGATCCTCGGTCACGTCACGGTCGGCGCCTACGGGGACGGGGTCTTCCGGCACCTCGGCCGGTTGCGCCGGGGCGACCGTGTCGAGGCGCGTCTGGAGAACGGCACGACGGCGGTGTTCACCGTCGACTCCGTACGCACGGTCGCCAAGGCGGAGTTCCCGGCGGACGCGGTCTACGGGGACGTGGACCGTCCGGAGCTGCGGCTCATCACCTGCGGCGGTCGGCGCACCGGTGACGGCTATCTCGACAACGTGATCGCCTTCGCCACGCTGAGCTCCGCGAGCCGCTGACCCGCGGGGTCCCACGGGCCGCCCCGACCTGTCGGGACCCGTCGGGACCACCGGCCGTCGGCCGGGACCGCCCGTCACCGCCACGGCGACGGACACCGCCACGGCGGCGGACACCGCCACGGCGGCCGAGACACCGCCCCTGCCCCCCCGCCGCCAGGATCCCGGGCCGCTGGACCTTGTGCCGACGGCCCGGGATCCTTCCCCACGAGTGACTTACGACCATGGAGAGCGTTGAAACGGACCCGCGAGAAGGCCGCGTCCGAGCTGTTCGCCGCCCTCTATCCGCGCCTCGCCGGCTGGTGCCGCCGTCTGGTCGACGACGACGAGACGGCCCACGAGATCGCCTCGGAGGCGTTCACCCGGCTCTGGGCCCGCTGGACATCGGTGGCGGAGCCCCGCGGATTCCTCTACGTCACCGCGGCCAACCTCGTCCGGGACCACTGGCGCAAGCTCGAACGCGAACGCAGGGCCGTGCACCGTGCCACCGCGGAGGCCGCCGTGCGCCCGCCGATCGAACAGGCCGATCCCTCGGTACGGCTGCTGGTGCAGTCGCTGCCCGAACGACTGCGCGTCCCGATCCTGCTGCACTACTACGCTGACATGCCGATCCGCGAGGTGTCCGTGCTGACCGGGCGCAAGGAAGGAACCATCAAGGCCGATCTCCACGCGGCCCGAGAACTGCTCCGCGCCCATCTGAGGAGAAGCCTTGATCACACGCCCTGATGACGGTCC
This window encodes:
- a CDS encoding spermidine/putrescine ABC transporter substrate-binding protein gives rise to the protein MRKTPTLSRRSLLRALGGGAALGALAGCGVPAAYVSPGDRAGVDLSARDKRLTWANWPLYIDTDDKDHTKRPTLDAFEKRTGISVDYIEEINDNDEFFGKISPSLMNHQQTGRDLIVISDWMCARFVHLGWVQRMNRAEQPNVAKYLDPLLSSPAFDPGRRSTVPWQSGITGIAYNRRKVGRDIRHVSDLWAGDLKGRVTLLSGLDEAFALLMQGNGVDITRWTAGDFHRICDQVERHVHSGQIRRFTGNDYTKDLVSGDVLACQAYSGDVIQLQADNPDIRFVVPEEGAELWSDSLMIPNLAHHKANAEKLVDYYYQPEVAAELASWVNYVCPVPAAQDVLASSGDKDTAALAENPLIFPNATMRKRLAIARDITSTERTEFAKRWNAIAGL
- a CDS encoding 5'-nucleotidase, with product MPPYSLENRLVIGIASSALFDLAESDGVFRKEGEEGYRTYQRAHLDNTLRPGVAFSFIRRILSLNDLNPEDDPLVEVIILSRNDPDTGLRVMRSIKSHGLPISRAIFMQGRAPYKFVRALHMSLFLSADENDVREAVAAGLPAGRVLGSAVADDPEDRDLRIAFDFDGVLAGDESERVFRQDGIERFRAHETMNVATPHDAGPLRDFLREINKLQRREEERRRENEDYTIRVHVSIVTARNAPAHERAIMSLNKWGVTVNDAFFLGGIDKSSIMDVLRPHIFFDDQEIHLKGTSQTTPSVHIPFGVVNQGQSTDTSG
- a CDS encoding Tat pathway signal sequence domain protein; translated protein: MRRTVLSAVALACLAVPVGTVSAFADGASPSTRPSATTAPAPSAEPSRAPGGDAQAPSPVPSRASTPGQVAVVPNGAPDTGVAPTSTGSGSQGTLIGGGAAAVLVGGGAAVLLVRRRRATGA
- a CDS encoding class F sortase encodes the protein MTPPSRRAFATAALASLLVSCGGHPADRTTTTPRRGTTPPPTPPPSRHSANAARALRRSVPVRLRIPAIEVDTPLIRLGLTPGGGVEVPPVTADDRAGWYQFSPTPGQTGPSVILGHVTVGAYGDGVFRHLGRLRRGDRVEARLENGTTAVFTVDSVRTVAKAEFPADAVYGDVDRPELRLITCGGRRTGDGYLDNVIAFATLSSASR
- a CDS encoding RNA polymerase sigma factor encodes the protein MKRTREKAASELFAALYPRLAGWCRRLVDDDETAHEIASEAFTRLWARWTSVAEPRGFLYVTAANLVRDHWRKLERERRAVHRATAEAAVRPPIEQADPSVRLLVQSLPERLRVPILLHYYADMPIREVSVLTGRKEGTIKADLHAARELLRAHLRRSLDHTP